From the Salmo trutta chromosome 30, fSalTru1.1, whole genome shotgun sequence genome, one window contains:
- the LOC115168320 gene encoding uncharacterized protein LOC115168320 yields the protein MAQVPKVRLAGGLEICRILNGMWQVSGAHGPVDHPKAVQAMQAYIDAGLTTFDMADIYGPAEEIFGHFNSQLKSKPSCDAAPPLQGLTKWVPRPGPMDRKVVEKALQRSMARMQVDSLDCVQFHWWDYSDNRYLHALGHLSDLQQDGLIRELALTNFDTQRLEEITNKGIRISSNQVQYSLIDQRPAAKMEAVCLSHGIQLLTYGTLAGGLLSERYLGKAEPTSRVELNTASLSKYKKVIDGWGRWGLFQELLVVLDSVAQGHSCSIANVATRYILDRPAVAGVIVGCRLGVAGAEHITDSLHSCSPELELTAQDLRTIGGVLQRSRDLMSLIGDCGDEYRN from the exons ATGGCTCAAGTGCCCAAAGTTCGGCTGGCAGGGGGCTTGGAGATCTGCCGCATCCTGAACGGCATGTGGCAGGTATCAGGTGCTCACGGTCCGGTGGATCATCCCAAAGCAG TGCAGGCAATGCAAGCCTATATTGATGCTGGCCTAACAACTTTTGACATGGCAGATATCTATGGACCAGCGGAGGAGATTTTTGGACACTTCAACAGCCAG CTGAAATCGAAACCCAGCTGTGATGCTGCACCACCCCTGCAGGGTTTGACCAAATGGGTGCCACGACCTGGACCAATGGACCGCAAG GTTGTGGAGAAGGCGCTGCAGCGTTCCATGGCCCGTATGCAGGTGGATTCTCTGGACTGTGTGCAGTTCCACTGGTGGGACTACAGCGATAATAGATACCTGCATGCCCTGGGGCACCTGTCTGACCTGCAGCAGGATGGACTCATAC GAGAGCTGGCCCTCACCAACTTTGACACTCAGAGGCTTGAGGAGATCACAAACAAAGGGATCAGAATCTCCAGTAACCAG GTGCAGTACTCTCTGATTGACCAGCGGCCCGCTGCTAAGATGGAGGCGGTCTGCCTGTCTCACGGCATCCAGCTCCTCACCTATGGAACTCTGG CCGGTGGTCTACTCTCAGAGCGCTATCTGGGGAAGGCGGAGCCTACAAGCAGGGTGGAGCTCAACACTGCCTCCCTCAGTAAATACAAGAAGGTGATTGATGGCTGGGGACGATGGGGGTTGTTCCAGGAGCTGCTTGTTGTCTTGGACAGTGTTGCCCAGGGCCACAGCTGCTCCATTGCCAACGTAGCAACCCGCTACATTCTGGACCGGCCAGCAGTGGCTGGAGTCATCGTGGGCTGTCGTCTCGGCGTTGCTGGGGCGGAACACATCACGGACAGCCTGCACAGCTGCAGCCCAGAGTTGGAGCTCACGGCGCAAGACCTGCGCACCATCGGCGGCGTGCTGCAGCGCTCGCGTGACCTCATGAGCCTCATCGGAGATTGTGGAGACGAGTACAGGAACTAG